A portion of the Ricinus communis isolate WT05 ecotype wild-type chromosome 10, ASM1957865v1, whole genome shotgun sequence genome contains these proteins:
- the LOC107261492 gene encoding uncharacterized protein LOC107261492, translating to MSFLSSACKVLSNRLVNREGFKSVLLNMLRVIHGFEMEAAGNNIFVLHFKSSEERHKIMVDGLWSSDKCLIVFSIISETQHLGDVLFDKVNFWVQIHNVSVAYISIDVAKKLGNEIGQVVDIDGGTTGSSIGRYLRVCVIDMGNKEPKRVVVITYECLLDICYACDMLGHVYRECSLKNKIALDESSFGPWMKAVMGSSFIDSKKGMRQVNDGQLHAQFSPIANVNTQPNDDNSEVSHQNCPNN from the coding sequence atgagttttttgAGCTCAGCTTGCAAGGTACTTTCTAATCGCTTAGTGAATAGGGAGGGGTTTAAATCTGTTCTTCTTAATATGCTTCGGGTTATCCATGGATTTGAAATGGAAGCCGCAgggaataatatttttgttttgcaCTTCAAATCTAGTGAAGAAAGGCATAAAATTATGGTGGATGGCCTATGGAGTTCTGATAAGTGTTTGATTGTGTTCTCCATAATTTCAGAAACCCAACATCTTGGAGATGTATTGTTTGATAAAGTCAATTTCTGGGTACAAATTCATAATGTATCAGTTGCATATATATCAATTGACGTTGCTAAGAAATTGGGAAATGAGATTGGTCAAGTGGTGGATATTGATGGTGGCACTACTGGAAGTAGTATTGGCCGTTATCTTAGAGTGTGTGTCATTGATATGGGTAATAAAGAACCTAAAAGAGTTGTTGTCATTACTTATGAGTGTTTACTCGATATATGCTATGCGTGTGATATGCTAGGTCACGTTTATAGAGAGTGTagtttaaagaataaaattgcTTTAGATGAGAGCTCCTTTGGCCCATGGATGAAGGCTGTCATGGGtagttcttttattgataGCAAGAAAGGAATGAGACAGGTTAATGATGGCCAATTACATGCTCAATTTTCCCCTATTGCTAATGTTAATACTCAGCCTAATGATGACAATAGTGAAGTTAGTCATCAAAATTGTCCCAATAATTAG
- the LOC8273882 gene encoding arginine/serine-rich coiled-coil protein 2 isoform X1 — MGSPKRGSSPVSSRGDSARVSENQQKRKDDERDLDKDSVWNQYGKESYGHSGRYSSRNTTGYSARHDEYSRRDKRSDGEERRWESREESEHGRSRDYLRNGDKYSREKYGSSGYRSKDKEREALSLDRQKVRDKDDSPDRAGSGTKHTYTTYEDKDRNRHRWDRDGRDEKRNYHRSYEDSKGYRNDPSGKDNDGYHHRDSYKNDQKELNGQKERKKHGDWDTDKDKYNREPQAQNGDKPVFGSENQESLAKKPKLFSSDLDVDHNKDANERQKQVQEVDGKATGEQVHASISEAANDLNAAKVAAIRAAELVNRNLAGVGFMSTEQKKKLLWGNKKSTTSEGAAHRWDAALFDDHERREKFNKLMSLRLPWYLWPIVGCEGRREGRAQFQHGRWRWSSSSREAEGSADGFGEAVYCWTSTKRWSHCWIRSLSVCLRLFCTGTVMFSDILLYSCVRTISVMALDSCKVKENVQFVSEHVTYFADWCGFGA; from the exons ATGG GGAGTCCTAAGCGTGGCAGCAGTCCAGTTTCTTCAAGAGGAGATTCGGCTAGAGTTTcagaaaatcaacaaaaaaggAAGGATGATGAAAGAGATTTAGATAAGGATTCTGTTTGGAATCAGTATGGAAAAGAGTCATATGGACATTCTGGTCGATATTCCTCCAGGAATACAACTGGGTATTCTGCTAGGCATGACGAGTACAGCAGACGTGATAAACGCTCAGATGGTGAAGAGAGACGTTGGGAGTCGAGAGAAGAAAGTGAGCATGGGAGGTCAAGAGATTATTTGCGAAATGgtgataaatattctcgtgAGAAATATGGTAGTTCAGGGTATAGAAGCAAGGATAAAGAGAGAGAAGCATTATCCCTTGACCGACAGAAAGTTAGAGACAAGGATGACTCTCCTGATAGGGCTGGATCTGGTACCAAACATACTTACACGACTTATGAAGATAAGGACAGGAATCGGCATAGATGGGATAGAGATGGTCGTGACGAGAAAAGGAATTATCATAGGAGTTATGAAGATTCCAAGGGTTACCGAAATGACCCTTCTGGAAAGGACAATGATGGATATCATCATAGAGATTCTTATAAGAATGACCAAAAGGAACTGAATGGTCAGAAGGAAAGGAAGAAACATGGTGACTGGGATACTGACAAGGACAAGTACAATAGAGAACCACAAGCGCAGAATGGTGATAAACCGGTTTTTGGGAGTGAGAATCAAGAATCTCTAGCCAAAAAGCCTAAGTTATTTAGTTCTGATCTGGATGTGGATCACAACAAAGATG CCAATGAAAGGCAAAAACAAGTTCAGGAGGTTGATGGTAAAGCTACTGGGGAACAGGTCCATGCTAGTATTTCAGAAGCTGCTAATGACCTTAATGCGGCAAAGGTTGCTGCAATTAGAGCTGCTGAATTAG TTAACAGGAACCTTGCGGGGGTGGGTTTTATGTCTACTGAGCAGAAGAAGAAGCTGCTTTGGGGGAATAAAAAGAGCACAACTTCAGAAGGG GCTGCTCACCGGTGGGATGCTGCCCTCTTTGATGATCATGAGAGACGAGAAAAGTTTAACAAACTCATG AGTCTGAGGTTGCCTTGGTACCTATGGCCAATTGTAGGGTGTGAAGGGCGACGGGAAGGTAGAGCACAATTCCAACATGGAAGATGGCGATGGTCGTCTTCAAGCAGAGAAGCAGAAGGAAGTGCAGATGGATTTGGAGAAGCAGTATACTGCTGGACTTCGACGAAGAGATGGTCGCACTGTTGGATTAGGTCTTTAAGTGTCTGCTTAAGATTATTTTGCACTGGCACGGTTATGTTTTCTGACATTTTGTTGTACTCTTGTGTGAGAACTATATCTGTCATGGCTTTAGACTCATGTAAGGTTAAGGAGAATGTGCAATTTGTTTCAGAACATGTTACCTATTTTGCAGATTGGTGTGGTTTTGGAGCCTGA
- the LOC8273882 gene encoding arginine/serine-rich coiled-coil protein 2 isoform X2, which translates to MGSPKRGSSPVSSRGDSARVSENQQKRKDDERDLDKDSVWNQYGKESYGHSGRYSSRNTTGYSARHDEYSRRDKRSDGEERRWESREESEHGRSRDYLRNGDKYSREKYGSSGYRSKDKEREALSLDRQKVRDKDDSPDRAGSGTKHTYTTYEDKDRNRHRWDRDGRDEKRNYHRSYEDSKGYRNDPSGKDNDGYHHRDSYKNDQKELNGQKERKKHGDWDTDKDKYNREPQAQNGDKPVFGSENQESLAKKPKLFSSDLDVDHNKDANERQKQVQEVDGKATGEQVHASISEAANDLNAAKVAAIRAAELVNRNLAGVGFMSTEQKKKLLWGNKKSTTSEGAAHRWDAALFDDHERREKFNKLMGVKGDGKVEHNSNMEDGDGRLQAEKQKEVQMDLEKQYTAGLRRRDGRTVGLGL; encoded by the exons ATGG GGAGTCCTAAGCGTGGCAGCAGTCCAGTTTCTTCAAGAGGAGATTCGGCTAGAGTTTcagaaaatcaacaaaaaaggAAGGATGATGAAAGAGATTTAGATAAGGATTCTGTTTGGAATCAGTATGGAAAAGAGTCATATGGACATTCTGGTCGATATTCCTCCAGGAATACAACTGGGTATTCTGCTAGGCATGACGAGTACAGCAGACGTGATAAACGCTCAGATGGTGAAGAGAGACGTTGGGAGTCGAGAGAAGAAAGTGAGCATGGGAGGTCAAGAGATTATTTGCGAAATGgtgataaatattctcgtgAGAAATATGGTAGTTCAGGGTATAGAAGCAAGGATAAAGAGAGAGAAGCATTATCCCTTGACCGACAGAAAGTTAGAGACAAGGATGACTCTCCTGATAGGGCTGGATCTGGTACCAAACATACTTACACGACTTATGAAGATAAGGACAGGAATCGGCATAGATGGGATAGAGATGGTCGTGACGAGAAAAGGAATTATCATAGGAGTTATGAAGATTCCAAGGGTTACCGAAATGACCCTTCTGGAAAGGACAATGATGGATATCATCATAGAGATTCTTATAAGAATGACCAAAAGGAACTGAATGGTCAGAAGGAAAGGAAGAAACATGGTGACTGGGATACTGACAAGGACAAGTACAATAGAGAACCACAAGCGCAGAATGGTGATAAACCGGTTTTTGGGAGTGAGAATCAAGAATCTCTAGCCAAAAAGCCTAAGTTATTTAGTTCTGATCTGGATGTGGATCACAACAAAGATG CCAATGAAAGGCAAAAACAAGTTCAGGAGGTTGATGGTAAAGCTACTGGGGAACAGGTCCATGCTAGTATTTCAGAAGCTGCTAATGACCTTAATGCGGCAAAGGTTGCTGCAATTAGAGCTGCTGAATTAG TTAACAGGAACCTTGCGGGGGTGGGTTTTATGTCTACTGAGCAGAAGAAGAAGCTGCTTTGGGGGAATAAAAAGAGCACAACTTCAGAAGGG GCTGCTCACCGGTGGGATGCTGCCCTCTTTGATGATCATGAGAGACGAGAAAAGTTTAACAAACTCATG GGTGTGAAGGGCGACGGGAAGGTAGAGCACAATTCCAACATGGAAGATGGCGATGGTCGTCTTCAAGCAGAGAAGCAGAAGGAAGTGCAGATGGATTTGGAGAAGCAGTATACTGCTGGACTTCGACGAAGAGATGGTCGCACTGTTGGATTAGGTCTTTAA